A stretch of Tenrec ecaudatus isolate mTenEca1 chromosome 2, mTenEca1.hap1, whole genome shotgun sequence DNA encodes these proteins:
- the HRH2 gene encoding histamine H2 receptor, with protein MASSSPSEITIILVLVVLIFITIAGNVIVCLAVGLNRRLRSLTNCFIVSLAITDLLLGLLVLPFSAMYQLSSTWKFGQIFCNIYTSLDVMLCTASILNLFMISLDRYCAVTDPLRYPVLVTPVRVAISLVFIWVISITLSFLSIHLGWNSRNKTISGNDTTKCKVQVNEVYGLVDGLVTFYLPLLIMCITYYRIFKIAREQAKRINHISSWNAVTIKEHKATVTLAAVMGAFIICWFPYFTVFVYRGLRGDEAINEVIEAIVLWLGYANSALNPILYAALNRDFRTAYKQLFCCRPDAHDFHDSSLRSTNSQMSRSQSRNHTGQEEKPLKLQVWCRTELKAPQGAADREFGE; from the exons AtggcctcttcctctccatctgaGATCACCATCATCCTGGTCCTTGTGGTCCTCATCTTCATCACCATTGCTGGCAATGTAATTGTCTGCCTAGCCGTGGGCTTGAACCGCCGGCTTCGCAGTCTGACCAACTGCTTCATCGTGTCCTTGGCCATCACTGACCTGCTCCTTGGCCTCCTAGTGCTGCCCTTCTCTGCCATGTACCAGTTGTCCTCCACGTGGAAATTTGGCCAGATCTTCTGCAACATCTACACCAGCCTGGACGTCATGCTCTGCACAGCCTCCATCCTCAACCTCTTCATGATCAGCCTGGACCGGTACTGTGCCGTCACAGACCCGCTCCGATACCCCGTGCTAGTCACCCCTGTCCGAGTGGCCATCTCCCTCGTTTTCATCTGGGTGATTTCCATCACTCTGTCCTTCCTGTctatccatctgggctggaataGCAGGAACAAGACCATCAGTGGCAACGACACCACTAAGTGCAAAGTCCAGGTCAACGAAGTCTACGGTTTGGTGGATGGACTGGTCACCTTCTACTTGCCTCTTCTCATCATGTGCATCACCTACTACCGCATCTTCAAGATCGCCCGGGAGCAGGCCAAGAGGATCAATCATATCAGCTCCTGGAACGCAGTCACCATAAAAGAGCACAAAGCCACAGTGACCCTGGCTGCTGTCATGGGAGCCTTCATCATCTGCTGGTTCCCCTACTTCACCGTGTTTGTTTATCGTGGGCTCAGAGGGGATGAGGCCATCAATGAGGTCATTGAAGCCATTGTTCTATGGCTGGGCTATGCCAACTCAGCCCTGAACCCCATCCTGTACGCTGCATTGAACAGAGACTTCCGCACTGCCTATAAGCAGCTCTTCTGCTGCAGGCCCGATGCCCACGACTTTCATGACAGTTCTCTGAGGTCCACTAACTCCCAGATGTCCAGGAGCCAAAGCAGAAACCACACAGGGCAGGAAGAGAAGCCCCTGAAGCTACAGGTGTGGTGTAGGACGGAGCTGAAAGCCCCACAGGGAGCTGCAGACAG AGAGTTTGGGGAGTGA